In a genomic window of Corynebacterium coyleae:
- the folP gene encoding dihydropteroate synthase: MSEVMAIVNRTPDSFYDKGATFAIEKALLRADDAVAAGASIIDIGGVKAGPGDDVSVAEEIDRVVPLIAGVRERHPDVTVSVDTWRAAVAEEAIAAGADLINDTWAGFDPELVEVAGAHRVGYVCSHTGGVTPRTRPHRVHYDDVVADVIAETTALAERAVSLGVPEEAIFIDPTHDFGKNTYHGLEILRRIDEIVATGWPVLMALSNKDFVGETVGRGLNGADITQRVPGTLAATAWAAARGVAAFRVHEVEATIDVIRMIEAIQGTAAPLATVRGLA; encoded by the coding sequence ATGAGTGAGGTCATGGCGATCGTGAATCGCACGCCCGACTCGTTCTACGACAAGGGTGCGACGTTCGCGATTGAGAAAGCATTATTGCGTGCCGACGACGCCGTTGCCGCCGGCGCCAGCATCATCGATATCGGTGGTGTGAAGGCGGGGCCGGGCGACGACGTGTCTGTTGCCGAGGAGATCGATCGCGTCGTGCCGCTTATCGCCGGAGTGCGTGAACGCCACCCGGACGTGACGGTGAGCGTGGACACCTGGCGCGCCGCGGTGGCCGAAGAGGCGATTGCCGCCGGTGCGGACCTGATCAACGACACGTGGGCCGGTTTCGACCCTGAGCTGGTTGAGGTCGCCGGCGCGCACCGCGTGGGTTACGTCTGCTCGCACACCGGTGGGGTCACGCCGCGCACCCGTCCGCACCGCGTGCATTACGACGATGTGGTCGCCGACGTGATCGCCGAAACCACCGCGCTGGCCGAGCGCGCCGTCTCCCTCGGCGTGCCGGAGGAGGCGATCTTCATTGACCCCACGCACGACTTTGGCAAGAACACCTACCACGGGCTGGAGATCCTGCGGCGTATCGACGAAATCGTCGCCACCGGCTGGCCCGTCCTCATGGCCCTGTCCAACAAGGATTTCGTAGGCGAGACCGTCGGGCGTGGCCTCAACGGTGCCGACATCACCCAGCGCGTGCCCGGCACCCTCGCAGCAACCGCGTGGGCGGCCGCGCGCGGGGTGGCGGCGTTTCGCGTCCATGAGGTCGAGGCGACCATCGACGTCATCCGCATGATCGAGGCGATCCAGGGCACCGCGGCACCGCTTGCCACTGTGCGGGGGCTCGCGTGA
- a CDS encoding glucosyl-3-phosphoglycerate synthase has translation MRTDVRISVVIPALDEEATVGGVVEKCVASSADEVIVIDSDSTDRTAERAAAAGATVVNWRDVDPRTPWPGKGEALWRGVKAACGDVVVFVDADVTSLEPWWVDALAERFIDDTVHLVKASYTREGAGGRVTELTAKPLLRALFPEIAVDQPLAGEYAIRRSTALSLPFVAGYGVEAGLLIDVARAHGPKAIQQAQLSPRTHRNRPLYELAGMADVVAKTILARAGKFPVEVSERPAWADS, from the coding sequence ATGCGCACCGATGTACGAATCAGTGTGGTGATTCCTGCGCTGGATGAGGAGGCGACGGTGGGTGGGGTCGTCGAAAAGTGTGTGGCTTCGTCAGCGGACGAAGTCATCGTCATCGACTCAGACTCCACCGATCGCACCGCCGAGCGCGCCGCCGCAGCCGGGGCAACCGTGGTGAACTGGCGCGACGTCGACCCACGCACACCCTGGCCCGGCAAGGGCGAGGCGCTGTGGCGCGGCGTGAAAGCCGCATGCGGCGACGTGGTGGTCTTCGTCGACGCCGACGTGACCTCACTCGAACCCTGGTGGGTCGACGCGCTCGCCGAGCGATTTATCGACGACACCGTCCACCTCGTCAAAGCCTCCTACACCCGCGAAGGCGCCGGCGGTCGCGTGACCGAACTGACCGCGAAACCCCTCCTGCGCGCCCTCTTCCCGGAGATCGCCGTGGACCAGCCGCTCGCCGGCGAATACGCCATCCGGCGCTCAACCGCGCTTTCGCTGCCATTCGTCGCAGGCTACGGCGTGGAAGCGGGCTTGCTCATCGACGTCGCCCGCGCCCACGGCCCAAAAGCCATCCAGCAAGCGCAACTGAGCCCCCGCACCCACCGCAATAGGCCGCTGTATGAACTTGCCGGGATGGCTGATGTCGTCGCAAAGACGATTCTCGCGCGCGCGGGAAAATTCCCCGTCGAGGTCAGCGAGCGCCCCGCCTGGGCCGACAGCTAA
- a CDS encoding DUF3117 domain-containing protein — translation MAAMKPRTGSGPMEAVEESRKIVMRIPSDGGGRLVIELSKEEAGELGRLLTEAAGE, via the coding sequence ATGGCAGCAATGAAGCCGCGTACCGGTAGTGGCCCGATGGAAGCGGTGGAGGAGTCGCGCAAGATCGTCATGCGTATCCCGTCTGACGGTGGCGGACGCCTCGTCATTGAACTGAGCAAGGAAGAGGCTGGCGAACTTGGCCGCTTGCTCACGGAGGCTGCTGGAGAGTAG
- a CDS encoding methyltransferase domain-containing protein codes for MLNEIVDVLADPVDLTPLRGEDDFGRLVSESGHSYDVAKQGYVTLASGRGLNHEGDSLEMINSRETFLSNGHFAPFVEAVSDRVADVVEHSAGDRDPVILEAGAGTGYYLAHTLDLIDGARGVGLDISVPAAKHLAKAHPRLGAIVADVWEQLPIRTGAVDVVTVVFAPRNPAEFARVLSDDGEAVILVADQGHLDELREPLGILGVEDGKVARLIEQSAQWLTPVADPELISFPMNLGRDAIAAQVGMSPSARHLDKDVLHARLEDLPEQMEVTARAQLIRLRKK; via the coding sequence ATGCTCAACGAGATCGTGGATGTACTCGCGGACCCGGTAGACCTGACCCCGCTTCGGGGCGAGGACGATTTTGGTCGTCTCGTCTCCGAATCGGGGCATTCTTATGACGTAGCCAAGCAGGGTTATGTCACGCTCGCGTCGGGGCGCGGGCTGAATCATGAGGGCGATTCGCTGGAGATGATTAACTCCCGCGAAACGTTCCTGTCGAATGGCCATTTCGCGCCGTTTGTGGAGGCGGTGTCGGATCGTGTGGCGGATGTTGTGGAGCATTCCGCGGGCGATCGGGATCCGGTGATTCTGGAGGCCGGTGCCGGAACCGGCTACTACCTCGCGCACACGCTGGACCTAATTGATGGCGCGCGTGGCGTGGGGTTGGATATTTCGGTGCCTGCTGCGAAGCATTTGGCTAAGGCGCATCCGCGTTTGGGTGCGATTGTGGCGGATGTGTGGGAGCAGCTGCCTATCCGCACGGGAGCGGTTGATGTGGTGACCGTGGTGTTCGCGCCGCGGAATCCTGCGGAGTTTGCGCGTGTGCTTAGCGACGACGGCGAGGCCGTCATCCTCGTCGCCGACCAAGGCCACCTCGATGAGCTGCGCGAGCCGCTCGGCATCCTCGGGGTGGAGGACGGCAAGGTGGCGCGACTGATCGAGCAGTCGGCGCAGTGGCTGACCCCGGTGGCCGATCCGGAGTTGATTTCGTTCCCGATGAATCTGGGCCGTGACGCGATCGCCGCGCAGGTGGGTATGAGCCCGTCGGCGCGTCACCTGGATAAGGACGTGCTGCACGCGCGACTCGAGGACCTCCCGGAGCAGATGGAGGTCACCGCCCGCGCCCAGCTGATCCGCCTGCGCAAGAAGTAG
- a CDS encoding GH32 C-terminal domain-containing protein: MTVYRPELHVTAERGILEGPAGVFRIGSRENRLWHMFYQYRPTPDAPSRWGHEVSEDDAFNWLDCNDVIVPTGDETNIRAGSVTSAGDGVNLYFSSETPAGNTIQIAHVAHVDRLYDDLDADDADADDTDVSDAAERTGTAVDDTAGDTNFRSPCVVPAWDTEADRDQGHDGWLMLAVTGPVTDPKPVVLTSPDGRDWELQGPLEFNGETGITLDASLVAPRIVRLRDEVDGEIRDVLFITLERDGKDTAVYAVGRLRGNVFDITTPFTLLDYGHDFTRPRNTNYPLDETTAENRYERAYLLGFMTNTDRAGDPTLEPNWATEGWANALTLPRRATLQGGRLFQVPAPGLPDAVSATDRARMWAGLCEIPAGSQVTLEVLDGNNEPAAVITHNGEQLTLDRRDGSPATAPLHDDDEDNVTVIVDGCTLEVYAGGGSVVMSSRIWPEGGCNGIRSRATGEASISGEWRRGYPARF; encoded by the coding sequence ATGACGGTCTACCGTCCCGAACTACACGTCACCGCAGAACGCGGCATTCTCGAAGGCCCAGCCGGCGTATTCCGCATCGGCAGCCGCGAGAACCGCCTGTGGCACATGTTCTACCAGTACCGCCCAACCCCCGACGCCCCGAGCCGCTGGGGCCACGAAGTCAGCGAAGACGACGCATTCAACTGGCTCGACTGCAACGACGTCATCGTCCCCACCGGCGACGAAACCAACATCCGTGCAGGGTCCGTCACCTCCGCGGGCGACGGCGTCAACCTGTACTTCTCCTCCGAAACCCCGGCAGGAAACACCATCCAGATCGCCCACGTTGCGCACGTGGACAGGCTTTACGACGACCTCGACGCCGACGACGCTGACGCTGACGACACTGACGTCTCCGATGCCGCCGAGCGCACCGGCACCGCCGTCGACGACACCGCCGGCGACACCAATTTCCGCTCGCCTTGCGTCGTACCCGCCTGGGACACGGAAGCCGACCGCGACCAAGGCCACGACGGCTGGCTCATGCTCGCCGTGACCGGGCCTGTCACCGACCCCAAGCCGGTCGTCCTCACCTCCCCCGACGGCCGAGACTGGGAGCTGCAAGGCCCGCTCGAGTTCAATGGCGAGACGGGCATCACCCTCGATGCCTCCCTCGTTGCCCCACGCATCGTGCGCCTGCGCGACGAAGTCGACGGCGAAATCCGCGACGTCCTGTTCATCACCCTCGAACGCGACGGCAAAGACACCGCCGTCTACGCCGTGGGCCGGCTGCGGGGCAACGTCTTCGACATCACCACGCCGTTTACGCTTCTCGACTACGGCCACGACTTCACTCGCCCACGCAACACCAACTACCCGCTGGACGAAACCACTGCGGAAAACCGCTACGAGCGCGCCTACCTGCTCGGGTTCATGACCAACACCGACCGCGCCGGCGACCCCACCCTCGAACCCAACTGGGCCACCGAAGGCTGGGCCAACGCCCTCACCCTCCCGCGCCGCGCCACCCTGCAAGGTGGGCGCCTCTTCCAGGTGCCCGCACCAGGCCTGCCAGACGCCGTCAGCGCCACCGACCGCGCCCGCATGTGGGCCGGCCTGTGCGAAATCCCGGCCGGATCCCAGGTCACCCTCGAGGTGCTCGACGGCAACAACGAACCGGCTGCGGTGATCACTCATAACGGCGAGCAGCTCACACTCGACCGCCGCGACGGCTCCCCCGCAACCGCACCGCTTCACGACGACGACGAAGACAACGTCACCGTCATCGTCGACGGCTGCACCCTCGAGGTCTACGCCGGCGGCGGCAGCGTTGTCATGTCGTCGCGCATCTGGCCCGAAGGCGGCTGCAACGGCATCCGCAGCCGCGCCACCGGCGAAGCATCCATCAGCGGCGAGTGGCGCCGCGGATACCCCGCACGTTTCTAA
- the glgA gene encoding glycogen synthase, whose protein sequence is MKVGMLTREYPPEVYGGAGVHVTELTRFMREFADVDVHCMGAPRDAAGVYVHGVDPALEGANSAIKTLSTGLRMADAAAGLDVVHSHTWYAGLGGHLAGLLHEIPHVVTAHSLEPDRPWKREQLGGGYNVSSWSEKNAMENADAVIAVSAGMKDAILRAYPRIDDSRVHVVLNGIDPANWYPDTGTIADELGIDTTRPVVAFVGRITRQKGVAHLLKAAQLFDDDVQLILCAGAPDTEEIAAETRGLVEKLQAQRDGVFWVQDMLPAEKVRQVYTIADVFVCPSVYEPLGIVNLEAMACGTAVVASRVGGIPEVVVDGETGVLVDYTPDDTTDFEQLLAEAVNAVAGDKARAAAMGSAGLTRAKESFSWRTIAKQTVDIYKGLI, encoded by the coding sequence ATGAAGGTAGGAATGCTCACGCGCGAATACCCGCCGGAGGTCTACGGCGGCGCCGGGGTGCACGTCACAGAACTCACGCGGTTCATGCGCGAATTCGCCGACGTCGACGTCCACTGCATGGGCGCCCCACGCGACGCCGCAGGTGTATACGTCCACGGCGTCGACCCCGCACTCGAAGGGGCCAATAGCGCGATCAAAACCCTGTCCACAGGCCTGCGCATGGCCGATGCCGCAGCCGGGCTCGACGTGGTGCACTCGCACACGTGGTACGCAGGCCTCGGCGGCCACCTCGCCGGGCTGCTCCACGAGATCCCCCACGTGGTCACCGCCCACTCGCTGGAGCCGGACCGCCCGTGGAAGCGCGAGCAGCTCGGCGGCGGCTACAACGTGTCGTCCTGGTCGGAGAAAAACGCGATGGAAAACGCCGACGCGGTCATCGCCGTATCTGCCGGAATGAAAGATGCCATTTTGCGCGCCTACCCGCGTATCGACGACTCCCGCGTCCACGTCGTCCTCAACGGCATCGACCCCGCCAACTGGTACCCGGACACCGGCACCATCGCCGACGAACTCGGCATCGACACCACACGCCCAGTCGTCGCGTTTGTCGGGCGCATCACCCGCCAAAAAGGTGTCGCCCACCTGCTCAAAGCAGCGCAGCTTTTCGACGACGACGTCCAGCTCATCCTCTGCGCCGGCGCCCCCGACACCGAGGAGATTGCTGCTGAGACGCGTGGGCTCGTCGAAAAGCTACAAGCGCAGCGTGACGGCGTGTTCTGGGTTCAAGACATGCTGCCCGCCGAAAAAGTACGCCAGGTCTACACCATCGCCGACGTCTTCGTCTGCCCATCCGTCTACGAACCGCTGGGCATCGTGAACCTGGAGGCCATGGCGTGCGGCACCGCAGTGGTAGCCTCGCGCGTCGGCGGCATCCCCGAAGTCGTCGTCGACGGCGAAACCGGCGTGCTTGTGGACTACACGCCCGACGACACCACCGACTTCGAACAACTCCTCGCCGAGGCGGTCAACGCTGTCGCCGGCGACAAAGCACGCGCCGCCGCCATGGGCAGCGCCGGACTCACCCGAGCCAAAGAATCCTTCTCCTGGCGCACAATCGCGAAACAAACCGTAGACATCTACAAGGGGTTGATCTGA
- the glgC gene encoding glucose-1-phosphate adenylyltransferase has product MKSQPRVLAIVLAGGEGKRLFPLTADRAKPAVPFGGNYRLIDFVLSNLVNAGYMRIAVLTQYKSHSLDRHVATAWNISGPTQQYIASVPAQQRRGKRWYNGSADAIVQSLNLIYDDMPDYVLVFGADHVYRMDPSQMVEDHIASGKAATVAGIRVPRAEASAFGCIQADDDGTITEFLEKPADPPGTPDDPEMTFASMGNYCFSTEALIQALLEDEQNEDSSHDMGGDIIPYFVAQGEANVYDFSINGVPGATDRDRGYWRDVGTIDSFYEAHMDLISSHPVFNLYNKAWPIHATDDDNLPPAKFVLGGIAQESIVASGSIISGATVRNSVLSTDVRIEEGATVEGSVLMPGVRVGKGAVVRHCILDKNVYVSDGETVGVNTERDRERFTVSDGGVVVVGKSEVV; this is encoded by the coding sequence ATGAAAAGCCAGCCTCGAGTTCTCGCCATTGTCCTGGCCGGCGGGGAAGGCAAGCGCCTGTTTCCCCTGACGGCTGACCGTGCCAAACCCGCCGTTCCGTTCGGCGGCAACTACCGTTTGATCGATTTTGTGTTGTCGAATTTGGTCAACGCCGGCTATATGCGCATTGCGGTGTTGACGCAGTACAAGTCGCACTCTCTGGACCGCCATGTGGCTACGGCGTGGAACATTTCTGGGCCAACGCAGCAGTACATTGCGTCGGTGCCGGCGCAGCAGCGTCGCGGGAAGCGTTGGTACAACGGGTCGGCGGATGCGATTGTGCAGTCGCTGAATCTCATTTACGACGACATGCCTGACTACGTCTTGGTCTTTGGCGCGGACCACGTCTACCGGATGGATCCGTCGCAGATGGTTGAAGATCACATCGCTTCGGGTAAGGCTGCCACCGTGGCAGGCATTCGCGTGCCGCGTGCGGAGGCGAGCGCGTTCGGTTGCATCCAGGCCGACGATGACGGCACGATCACCGAGTTTTTGGAAAAGCCGGCCGACCCACCGGGTACCCCGGACGATCCGGAGATGACGTTCGCATCGATGGGCAACTATTGCTTCTCTACCGAGGCGCTAATCCAGGCGCTGCTGGAGGACGAGCAGAACGAGGATTCCAGCCACGACATGGGCGGCGACATCATCCCGTACTTCGTCGCGCAGGGCGAGGCGAATGTGTACGACTTCTCCATCAACGGCGTGCCGGGCGCAACCGATCGTGACCGCGGCTACTGGCGCGATGTGGGCACGATTGATTCGTTCTACGAGGCCCACATGGATCTGATTTCCTCGCACCCGGTGTTCAACCTGTACAACAAGGCGTGGCCGATCCACGCGACTGACGACGACAACCTGCCCCCGGCAAAGTTCGTCCTCGGTGGTATTGCGCAGGAGTCCATTGTGGCGTCCGGCTCGATCATTTCCGGTGCGACGGTGCGTAACTCGGTGCTGTCCACCGACGTGCGCATCGAAGAAGGCGCGACGGTGGAGGGCTCTGTGCTCATGCCGGGTGTGCGCGTGGGCAAGGGCGCGGTGGTGCGCCACTGCATCCTGGACAAGAACGTTTACGTCTCCGATGGGGAGACGGTCGGTGTGAACACGGAGCGCGACCGCGAGCGGTTCACGGTGTCCGACGGGGGTGTTGTGGTCGTCGGTAAGAGCGAAGTTGTTTAG
- a CDS encoding O-methyltransferase, with product MNSYLAARSTEGGHLSNQVAEALRAAREDAAENGTPAPSPVVGDLLTVLAAATPNASQGAVAVTPAAGVVGLHLLAGLPEKATMTCIEPEAALQAGAKEAVRNAGFSPSRVRFLTARPLEVMGRLANDAYQIVYADVSPVELRPLIEAAWPLLAPGGTLVLAGSLLDGTVADPTRRDRETEAAREADEFVDTLTAERGAAVARLPLDGGLTLITKIG from the coding sequence ATGAACTCGTACCTCGCCGCCCGTTCCACCGAAGGCGGCCACCTTTCCAACCAGGTTGCGGAAGCTTTGCGCGCAGCGCGCGAGGACGCTGCCGAAAACGGCACCCCGGCACCCAGCCCGGTGGTCGGCGACCTGTTGACGGTGCTCGCGGCGGCAACCCCGAACGCATCCCAGGGTGCGGTTGCGGTGACCCCGGCCGCCGGTGTTGTGGGCTTGCACCTGCTCGCAGGCCTGCCGGAGAAGGCCACCATGACCTGCATCGAGCCGGAAGCCGCACTGCAGGCCGGCGCGAAGGAAGCGGTGCGCAACGCAGGGTTTAGCCCGTCGCGTGTGCGTTTCCTCACCGCACGTCCCCTCGAAGTGATGGGGCGCTTGGCTAACGACGCCTACCAGATCGTCTACGCAGACGTCTCCCCCGTCGAACTGCGCCCGCTCATCGAGGCCGCCTGGCCGTTGCTGGCCCCGGGCGGCACGTTGGTGCTTGCAGGTTCGCTTCTCGACGGCACCGTGGCCGACCCCACCCGCCGCGACCGCGAAACAGAGGCCGCCCGTGAGGCGGATGAGTTCGTCGATACGCTGACTGCCGAGCGAGGCGCCGCGGTGGCGCGTCTGCCGCTTGACGGCGGCCTGACGCTGATCACCAAAATCGGCTAA
- the sigE gene encoding RNA polymerase sigma factor SigE, which produces MSTDVPLTGTAAFDAGQAAMPTWSELVKEHADSVYRLAFRLSGNQHDAEDLTQETFMRVFRNVKQYQPGTFEGWLHRITTNLFLDMVRRRAKIRMEALPEDYERVPGTDMTPEDAYSVTNLDPALQKALDDLKPEFRVAVVLCDVVGMSYEEIAETLGVKMGTVRSRIHRGRAQMRESLEKQALHSAAAKELIRAR; this is translated from the coding sequence ATGAGCACTGACGTTCCACTCACCGGTACCGCAGCGTTTGACGCAGGCCAGGCAGCAATGCCGACCTGGTCTGAACTGGTGAAAGAACATGCCGACAGTGTCTACCGCCTGGCGTTTCGCCTCTCCGGTAATCAGCACGACGCGGAAGATCTTACGCAAGAGACGTTCATGCGTGTGTTCCGCAACGTGAAGCAGTACCAGCCTGGAACATTCGAGGGGTGGCTGCACCGCATCACCACGAACCTGTTTTTGGATATGGTTCGTCGTCGCGCCAAGATCCGCATGGAGGCCCTGCCCGAGGATTACGAGCGCGTGCCCGGCACCGACATGACCCCGGAAGATGCGTACTCCGTGACCAACCTGGACCCTGCGTTGCAGAAGGCGTTGGACGATCTGAAGCCGGAGTTCCGCGTGGCCGTGGTCCTGTGTGATGTGGTGGGGATGAGCTACGAGGAGATCGCTGAAACCCTCGGAGTGAAGATGGGTACTGTACGATCGCGTATCCACCGTGGTCGCGCGCAGATGCGCGAGTCGTTGGAGAAGCAAGCCCTCCACAGCGCCGCCGCGAAGGAACTTATCCGCGCCCGGTAG
- a CDS encoding anti-sigma factor family protein: MTRFNSTDHLNPEAIAAYVDGELSKAATVRAERHLRLCGECCEEVQAQRGTSQRLQVCNSSDMHAPASLVERLAMLCDEDVTDTPETPKGIRSRVESVIRSLTHRE, translated from the coding sequence GTGACCAGGTTTAACTCCACCGATCATCTCAATCCGGAGGCGATTGCCGCCTATGTGGACGGCGAGTTGTCCAAGGCTGCCACCGTGCGCGCCGAGCGGCACCTGCGGTTGTGTGGGGAGTGTTGTGAGGAAGTTCAGGCGCAGCGGGGGACGTCGCAGCGTCTGCAGGTGTGTAATTCCTCCGACATGCACGCCCCGGCGTCGCTTGTGGAGCGACTGGCGATGCTTTGCGACGAAGACGTGACCGACACCCCCGAAACCCCCAAGGGGATCCGGAGCCGAGTGGAGTCTGTGATTCGCTCGCTGACGCACCGTGAGTAA
- the tatB gene encoding Sec-independent protein translocase protein TatB, giving the protein MFSSIGWGEIFFILIIGLIVIGPERLPSVVEDVRAAIYAAKKAINNAKAELNGELGEFEEFKKPIDTVSRYAAMGPKRAMAKVLFEDDDPSEPPAPKTPPQAPPQQQMRPEPRGTQPERKGFSWEDVI; this is encoded by the coding sequence GTGTTTTCTAGCATCGGTTGGGGCGAGATTTTCTTCATCCTGATCATCGGGTTGATCGTGATCGGGCCCGAACGCCTGCCTTCTGTCGTCGAGGATGTGCGCGCCGCGATCTATGCGGCCAAGAAAGCGATCAACAACGCCAAGGCGGAACTCAATGGTGAACTGGGGGAGTTCGAGGAGTTTAAGAAGCCGATCGATACTGTCTCGCGCTATGCGGCGATGGGGCCGAAGCGTGCGATGGCGAAGGTGTTGTTCGAAGACGACGACCCCAGCGAGCCTCCAGCGCCGAAGACACCACCACAGGCGCCGCCGCAACAACAAATGCGCCCCGAGCCGCGCGGTACGCAGCCGGAGCGCAAAGGGTTCTCCTGGGAGGACGTTATTTAA
- a CDS encoding Mrp/NBP35 family ATP-binding protein: MATEHQILESDVHEALSRVEDPEIGKPITELDMVESVTIDGNDVAVGIYLTIAGCPMRDTIESNVRAVVEELDGVGNVSVTLHTMSDEQRRALAQKLRGEQTGPAIPFADPDTRTRVIAVASGKGGVGKSSMTVNLATAMAAQGLTVGIVDADIYGHSVPGLMGSEEQGPTLVDEMIMPPIAHGVRHISVGQFVEGNAPIVWRGPMLTRAIQQFLGDVYWGDLDVLFMDLPPGTGDVAITVAQLVPNAELLIITTPQAAAAEVAERAGTIAQQTDQKIAGVIENMSGMTMPDGTVLNIFGEGGGEHVAERLTQLTDSDVKLLGSVPLDPKLREHGDTGTPVVISDPESPAAKAVLEIVDKLKVRPNSLAGKSLNPQVK, translated from the coding sequence ATGGCTACTGAACATCAGATTTTGGAAAGCGATGTCCACGAGGCGCTTTCGCGCGTTGAGGATCCGGAGATCGGCAAACCGATCACGGAGCTCGACATGGTGGAATCGGTCACCATCGACGGCAACGATGTTGCGGTCGGTATTTATCTCACGATCGCGGGCTGCCCCATGCGCGACACCATCGAGTCGAATGTACGCGCCGTGGTCGAGGAGCTCGACGGGGTTGGCAACGTGAGCGTCACGCTGCACACCATGAGCGACGAGCAGCGCCGAGCGCTTGCCCAGAAACTTCGTGGCGAGCAGACCGGCCCGGCTATCCCGTTCGCAGATCCGGATACGCGCACGCGCGTTATCGCGGTGGCTTCCGGCAAGGGTGGCGTGGGTAAGTCGTCGATGACGGTCAACCTGGCTACCGCGATGGCAGCCCAGGGCCTGACGGTGGGCATTGTGGATGCTGATATCTACGGCCACTCCGTGCCAGGCTTGATGGGTTCTGAGGAGCAGGGCCCCACGCTTGTCGACGAAATGATCATGCCCCCTATCGCCCACGGCGTCCGTCACATCTCGGTGGGACAGTTCGTAGAAGGCAACGCCCCTATCGTGTGGCGTGGTCCGATGCTCACCCGTGCGATCCAGCAGTTCTTGGGTGACGTGTACTGGGGCGACCTGGACGTGCTGTTTATGGATTTGCCGCCGGGAACGGGTGATGTTGCGATCACCGTCGCACAGTTGGTGCCAAACGCGGAGCTGCTGATCATCACCACCCCTCAGGCTGCGGCAGCCGAAGTCGCGGAGCGCGCCGGCACGATTGCCCAGCAGACTGATCAGAAGATCGCCGGCGTGATCGAAAACATGTCGGGCATGACCATGCCGGACGGCACGGTACTCAACATCTTCGGCGAGGGCGGCGGCGAGCACGTCGCCGAGCGCCTGACCCAGCTGACCGATTCCGATGTGAAACTACTCGGCTCCGTGCCACTGGACCCGAAGCTGCGTGAACACGGCGATACTGGCACCCCGGTTGTCATCTCCGATCCGGAGTCGCCGGCGGCCAAGGCGGTGCTTGAGATCGTCGACAAGCTAAAGGTGCGCCCGAACTCACTGGCAGGCAAGAGCCTGAACCCGCAGGTTAAATAA
- a CDS encoding general stress protein, with the protein MTQPMNPSLNKALGATEVPTGWPVGSFTTYAEAQRAVDNLSDREFPVEKLSIVGVDLMQVEKITGRLTWPKVLGTGALSGLWMGLFFGLLLSLISVPGAGLSMFVWAIVIGAIFGAVASAVAYAFTGGKRDFASATTIVAGRYDVLCEPDAAPQARDMIAQAGGRTPGSDNVIGE; encoded by the coding sequence ATGACTCAACCCATGAACCCGTCGTTGAACAAGGCTCTCGGCGCAACAGAAGTGCCTACCGGCTGGCCAGTTGGCAGCTTCACCACCTACGCCGAGGCTCAACGCGCAGTGGACAACTTGTCCGACAGAGAATTCCCTGTAGAGAAACTTTCCATCGTCGGCGTAGACCTGATGCAGGTAGAGAAAATCACTGGCCGACTCACCTGGCCGAAGGTACTGGGCACCGGTGCGCTGTCTGGTCTGTGGATGGGCCTGTTCTTCGGCCTGCTGCTCTCGTTGATCTCTGTTCCGGGCGCTGGCCTGAGCATGTTCGTGTGGGCCATTGTCATCGGTGCGATCTTCGGTGCTGTGGCCTCCGCAGTGGCGTACGCATTTACCGGTGGCAAGCGCGACTTCGCGTCTGCAACCACCATCGTGGCTGGCCGCTACGACGTGCTGTGTGAGCCGGATGCTGCGCCGCAGGCCCGCGACATGATCGCACAAGCCGGCGGTCGCACTCCCGGCTCTGACAACGTCATCGGTGAGTAG